The following coding sequences are from one Macaca mulatta isolate MMU2019108-1 chromosome 7, T2T-MMU8v2.0, whole genome shotgun sequence window:
- the KNSTRN gene encoding small kinetochore-associated protein isoform X2 — translation MAAPEPPPGNRMFRTTWLSTECDSHPLPPSYRKFPFETEAANLAGGATVASGHLLKESDKDCGQDRRAPGVQPCRLVTMTSVVKTVYSLQPASALSGGQPADTQTRATSKSLLPVRSKEVDVSKQLHSGGPENDVTKITKLRRENGQMKATDTTTRRNVRKGYKPLSKQKSEDELKDKNQLLEAVNKQLHQKLTETQGELKDLTQKVELLEKFRDNCLAILESKGLDPALGSETLASRQESTTDHMDSMALKVKLEMKEERVRFLEQQTLCNNQVNDLTTALKEMEQLLEM, via the exons ATGGCGGCTCCCGAACCCCCGCCAGGGAACAGAATGTTCCGTACAACATGGCTTTCTACGGAGTGCGATTCCCACCCACTTCCGCCCAGCTACCGGAAGTTTCCATTTGAAACCGAGGCGGCCAACTTGGCAGGCGGCGCGACAGTTGCTTCAGGGCATCTTTTGAAAGAGAGCGACAAGGACTGCGGGCAGGACCGGCGGGCTCCTGG AGTTCAGCCGTGCCGCCTCGTTACGATGACCAGTGTGGTTAAGACAGTGTATAGCCTGCAGCCCGCCTCTGCGCTGAGCGGCGGCCAGCCCGCAG ACACACAAACTCGGGCCACTTCTAAGAGTCTGTTACCTGTTAGGTCCAAAGAAGTCGATGTTTCCAAACAGCTTCATTCAGGAGGTCCAGAGAATGATGTTACAAAAATCACCAAACTGAGACGAGAGAATGG GCAAATGAAAGCTACTGATACCACCACCAGAAGGAATGTCAGAAAAGG CTACAAACCACTGAGTAAGCAAAAATCAGAGGACGAGCTCAAGGACAAGAACCAGCTCTTAGAAGCCGTCAACAAGCAGTTGCACCAGAAGTTGACTGAAACTCAG GGAGAGCTGAAGGACCTGACCCAAAAGGTAGAGCTGCTGGAGAAGTTTCGGGACAACTGTTTGGCAATTTTGGAGAGCAAGGGCCTTGATCCAG CTTTAGGCAGTGAGACCCTGGCATCACGACAAGAATCTACTACCGATCACATGGACTCTATG GCCTTAAAGGTAAAGCTggagatgaaagaagaaagagtccGATTCCTAGAACAGCAAACCTTATGTAACAATCAAGTAAATGATTTAACAACAGCCCTTAAGGAAATGGAGCAGCTATTAGAAATGTAA
- the KNSTRN gene encoding small kinetochore-associated protein isoform X1, protein MAAPEPPPGNRMFRTTWLSTECDSHPLPPSYRKFPFETEAANLAGGATVASGHLLKESDKDCGQDRRAPGVQPCRLVTMTSVVKTVYSLQPASALSGGQPADTQTRATSKSLLPVRSKEVDVSKQLHSGGPENDVTKITKLRRENGQMKATDTTTRRNVRKGYKPLSKQKSEDELKDKNQLLEAVNKQLHQKLTETQGELKDLTQKVELLEKFRDNCLAILESKGLDPALGSETLASRQESTTDHMDSMLLLETLQEELKLFNETAKKQMEELQALKVKLEMKEERVRFLEQQTLCNNQVNDLTTALKEMEQLLEM, encoded by the exons ATGGCGGCTCCCGAACCCCCGCCAGGGAACAGAATGTTCCGTACAACATGGCTTTCTACGGAGTGCGATTCCCACCCACTTCCGCCCAGCTACCGGAAGTTTCCATTTGAAACCGAGGCGGCCAACTTGGCAGGCGGCGCGACAGTTGCTTCAGGGCATCTTTTGAAAGAGAGCGACAAGGACTGCGGGCAGGACCGGCGGGCTCCTGG AGTTCAGCCGTGCCGCCTCGTTACGATGACCAGTGTGGTTAAGACAGTGTATAGCCTGCAGCCCGCCTCTGCGCTGAGCGGCGGCCAGCCCGCAG ACACACAAACTCGGGCCACTTCTAAGAGTCTGTTACCTGTTAGGTCCAAAGAAGTCGATGTTTCCAAACAGCTTCATTCAGGAGGTCCAGAGAATGATGTTACAAAAATCACCAAACTGAGACGAGAGAATGG GCAAATGAAAGCTACTGATACCACCACCAGAAGGAATGTCAGAAAAGG CTACAAACCACTGAGTAAGCAAAAATCAGAGGACGAGCTCAAGGACAAGAACCAGCTCTTAGAAGCCGTCAACAAGCAGTTGCACCAGAAGTTGACTGAAACTCAG GGAGAGCTGAAGGACCTGACCCAAAAGGTAGAGCTGCTGGAGAAGTTTCGGGACAACTGTTTGGCAATTTTGGAGAGCAAGGGCCTTGATCCAG CTTTAGGCAGTGAGACCCTGGCATCACGACAAGAATCTACTACCGATCACATGGACTCTATG TTGCTGTTAGAAACTTTGCAAGAGGAGCTGAAGCTTTTTAATGAAACAGCCAAAAAGCAGATGGAGGAGTTACAG GCCTTAAAGGTAAAGCTggagatgaaagaagaaagagtccGATTCCTAGAACAGCAAACCTTATGTAACAATCAAGTAAATGATTTAACAACAGCCCTTAAGGAAATGGAGCAGCTATTAGAAATGTAA
- the KNSTRN gene encoding small kinetochore-associated protein isoform X3, whose amino-acid sequence MAAPEPPPGNRMFRTTWLSTECDSHPLPPSYRKFPFETEAANLAGGATVASGHLLKESDKDCGQDRRAPGVQPCRLVTMTSVVKTVYSLQPASALSGGQPADTQTRATSKSLLPVRSKEVDVSKQLHSGGPENDVTKITKLRRENGQMKATDTTTRRNVRKGYKPLSKQKSEDELKDKNQLLEAVNKQLHQKLTETQGELKDLTQKVELLEKFRDNCLAILESKGLDPVAVRNFARGAEAF is encoded by the exons ATGGCGGCTCCCGAACCCCCGCCAGGGAACAGAATGTTCCGTACAACATGGCTTTCTACGGAGTGCGATTCCCACCCACTTCCGCCCAGCTACCGGAAGTTTCCATTTGAAACCGAGGCGGCCAACTTGGCAGGCGGCGCGACAGTTGCTTCAGGGCATCTTTTGAAAGAGAGCGACAAGGACTGCGGGCAGGACCGGCGGGCTCCTGG AGTTCAGCCGTGCCGCCTCGTTACGATGACCAGTGTGGTTAAGACAGTGTATAGCCTGCAGCCCGCCTCTGCGCTGAGCGGCGGCCAGCCCGCAG ACACACAAACTCGGGCCACTTCTAAGAGTCTGTTACCTGTTAGGTCCAAAGAAGTCGATGTTTCCAAACAGCTTCATTCAGGAGGTCCAGAGAATGATGTTACAAAAATCACCAAACTGAGACGAGAGAATGG GCAAATGAAAGCTACTGATACCACCACCAGAAGGAATGTCAGAAAAGG CTACAAACCACTGAGTAAGCAAAAATCAGAGGACGAGCTCAAGGACAAGAACCAGCTCTTAGAAGCCGTCAACAAGCAGTTGCACCAGAAGTTGACTGAAACTCAG GGAGAGCTGAAGGACCTGACCCAAAAGGTAGAGCTGCTGGAGAAGTTTCGGGACAACTGTTTGGCAATTTTGGAGAGCAAGGGCCTTGATCCAG TTGCTGTTAGAAACTTTGCAAGAGGAGCTGAAGCTTTTTAA